One genomic window of Cannabis sativa cultivar Pink pepper isolate KNU-18-1 chromosome 2, ASM2916894v1, whole genome shotgun sequence includes the following:
- the LOC133034491 gene encoding uncharacterized protein LOC133034491, whose product MKPDSRQLDLELIEDLFECHDVELIKQVPLSVNLESDSWFWNKDPTGFFTIKSAYSHLQSVNGSWNSSMEEDVWKMLWKIKAPPKILHFVWKALSGCLPTRTQFHSKHVPVDLHCVFCNFTEESIFHVLVQCSFAHSCWLRSALGVWHSVATNFFD is encoded by the coding sequence ATGAAGCCAGATAGTAGACAATTGGATTTGGAGCTTATTGAGGACTTGTTTGAGTGTCATGATGTGGAGCTCATCAAGCAGGTGCCTTTGAGTGTTAATCTTGAGAGTGATAGTTGGTTTTGGAATAAGGATCCGACTGGTTTTTTCACTATTAAAAGCGCCTATTCTCACTTGCAGTCGGTCAATGGTAGTTGGAATTCATCCATGGAGGAGGATGTTTGGAAGATGTTGTGGAAGATTAAAGCCCCTCCTAAGATTTTACATTTTGTTTGGAAAGCTCTTTCGGGTTGTTTGCCTACACGTACTCAGTTTCATAGTAAACATGTTCCTGTGGATTTACATTGTGTGTTTTGCAATTTTACGGAAGAGTctatttttcatgttttagtTCAATGCTCTTTTGCGCATTCTTGTTGGCTCCGATCAGCGTTAGGTGTTTGGCATTCTGTAGCTACCAATTTTTTTGACTAG